One genomic window of Silurus meridionalis isolate SWU-2019-XX chromosome 22, ASM1480568v1, whole genome shotgun sequence includes the following:
- the si:ch211-133n4.6 gene encoding uncharacterized protein si:ch211-133n4.6 isoform X3, giving the protein MSTGTDQDSTSDEAPTVMSFMIIFTESMNSVSPDQTKGELQHYDGATADASSTSAEAGQATGPQVNDVMTADGTKSSTEEQEENESPESEEVVKAAPVQRAAKSQPTNQRKRSKPVVASKKRMRALRP; this is encoded by the exons ATGTCTACAGGAACAG ATCAGGACTCCACTTCTGATGAGGCTCCAACTG TTATGTCCTTTATGATTATCTTCACAGAAAGCATGAACTCTGTGTCACCTGACCAGACCAAAG GTGAACTTCAACATTATGATGGAGCCACAGCTG ATGCAAGCAGCACTAGTGCAGAAGCAGGTCAGGCTACTG GGCCTCAAGTCAATGATGTGATGACAGCTG ACGGCACAAAATCCAGCACTGAAGAACAAGAAG AGAACGAGAGTCCAGAATCAGAAGAAGTGGTGAAAGCAGCTCCGGTCCAGCGTGCTGCTAAATCGCAACCTACAAACCAACGCAAACGTAGTAAACCCGTTGTGGCCTCCAAGAAGAGGATGAGAGCCCTTCGCCCCTGA
- the si:ch211-133n4.6 gene encoding uncharacterized protein si:ch211-133n4.6 isoform X2 yields MLTRNIIVFCTLAVLLAEADLDAVNGGLQAMSTGTDQDSTSDEAPTESMNSVSPDQTKGELQHYDGATADASSTSAEAGQATGPQVNDVMTADGTKSSTEEQEENESPESEEVVKAAPVQRAAKSQPTNQRKRSKPVVASKKRMRALRP; encoded by the exons ATGCTGACCAG GAACATTATCGTTTTCTGCACACTAGCAGTGCTGCTGGCTGAAGCAGACCTAGATGCAG ttaACGGAGGTCTTCAAGCCATGTCTACAGGAACAG ATCAGGACTCCACTTCTGATGAGGCTCCAACTG AAAGCATGAACTCTGTGTCACCTGACCAGACCAAAG GTGAACTTCAACATTATGATGGAGCCACAGCTG ATGCAAGCAGCACTAGTGCAGAAGCAGGTCAGGCTACTG GGCCTCAAGTCAATGATGTGATGACAGCTG ACGGCACAAAATCCAGCACTGAAGAACAAGAAG AGAACGAGAGTCCAGAATCAGAAGAAGTGGTGAAAGCAGCTCCGGTCCAGCGTGCTGCTAAATCGCAACCTACAAACCAACGCAAACGTAGTAAACCCGTTGTGGCCTCCAAGAAGAGGATGAGAGCCCTTCGCCCCTGA
- the si:ch211-133n4.6 gene encoding uncharacterized protein si:ch211-133n4.6 isoform X1: MLTRNIIVFCTLAVLLAEADLDAVNGGLQAMSTGTDQDSTSDEAPTVMSFMIIFTESMNSVSPDQTKGELQHYDGATADASSTSAEAGQATGPQVNDVMTADGTKSSTEEQEENESPESEEVVKAAPVQRAAKSQPTNQRKRSKPVVASKKRMRALRP, translated from the exons ATGCTGACCAG GAACATTATCGTTTTCTGCACACTAGCAGTGCTGCTGGCTGAAGCAGACCTAGATGCAG ttaACGGAGGTCTTCAAGCCATGTCTACAGGAACAG ATCAGGACTCCACTTCTGATGAGGCTCCAACTG TTATGTCCTTTATGATTATCTTCACAGAAAGCATGAACTCTGTGTCACCTGACCAGACCAAAG GTGAACTTCAACATTATGATGGAGCCACAGCTG ATGCAAGCAGCACTAGTGCAGAAGCAGGTCAGGCTACTG GGCCTCAAGTCAATGATGTGATGACAGCTG ACGGCACAAAATCCAGCACTGAAGAACAAGAAG AGAACGAGAGTCCAGAATCAGAAGAAGTGGTGAAAGCAGCTCCGGTCCAGCGTGCTGCTAAATCGCAACCTACAAACCAACGCAAACGTAGTAAACCCGTTGTGGCCTCCAAGAAGAGGATGAGAGCCCTTCGCCCCTGA